One genomic window of Nicotiana sylvestris chromosome 10, ASM39365v2, whole genome shotgun sequence includes the following:
- the LOC104230384 gene encoding UDP-rhamnose/UDP-galactose transporter 3-like — MESEKKVSPVSDVGAWAMNVVSSVGIIMANKQLMSANGYSFTFATTLTGFHFAVTALVGMVSNATGFSSSKHVPLWELIWFSIVANMSITGMNLSLMLNSVGFYQISKLSMIPVVCVMEWILHSKRYSKEVKMSVVVVVIGVGVCTVTDVKVNAKGFICACVAVLSTSLQQISIGSLQKKYSIGSFELLSKTAPIQACSLLVLGPFCDYYLSGNLLLDYKYTSGAIFFILLSCSLAVFCNVSQYLCIGRFSAVSFQVLGHMKTVCVLTLGWLLFDSALTLKNILGMLVAVAGMVIYSWAVEVEKSNTKSPHAAKNSLTEEELRLLKEEMEKTDVEVGQSKA, encoded by the exons ATGGAGAGCGAGAAGAAGGTTTCTCCGGTATCAGACGTGGGGGCATGGGCGATGAACGTTGTTAGTTCGGTGGGAATTATTATGGCCAACAAGCAACTTATGTCCGCCAACGGTTATTCTTTCACCTTCG CTACAACGTTGACTGGGTTCCACTTTGCTGTGACGGCGCTTGTTGGGATGGTGTCAAATGCCACAGGGTTTTCCTCATCAAAGCATGTACCTTTGTGGGAACTTATCTGGTTCTCAATTGTCGCAAACATGTCTATCACAGGGATGAACTTAAGTCTGATGCTCAATTCAGTTGGATTTTACCAA ATCTCAAAGTTGAGCATGATTCCAGTGGTTTGTGTGATGGAATGGATCCTTCATAGTAAGCGTTACTCGAAGGAGGTTAAAATGTCGGTTGTGGTTGTTGTTATCGGTGTGGGTGTCTGCACAGTAACTGATGTCAAGGTTAATGCCAAAGGTTTTATTTGCGCTTGTGTTGCAGTTCTGTCGACATCATTGCAGCAGATT TCAATAGGCTCTTTGCAGAAAAAGTACTCAATTGGATCCTTCGAATTATTGAGTAAAACAGCTCCGATACAAGCTTGCTCCCTCCTTGTGCTTGGTCCTTTTTGCGACTACTATCTTAGTGGAAATCTATTACTAGACTACAAGTATACCTCTGGTGCAATT TTCTTTATACTCCTGTCGTGTTCGTTAGCTGTTTTCTGCAATGTGAGTCAGTATCTCTGCATCGGGCGATTCTCTGCAGTTTCCTTCCAGGTTCTAGGCCACATGAAGACAGTGTGTGTGCTGACTTTGGGCTGGCTGCTCTTTGATTCTGCATTGACTCTTAAGAACATTTTGGGTATGCTTGTTGCTGTTGCCGGCATGGTGATCTATAGTTGGGCTGTGGAGGTTGAAAAATCCAACACCAAGAGTCCCCATGCTGCCAAAAACAGCTTGACAGAAGAGGAGCTGAGATTATTGAAGGAGGAAATGGAGAAGACAGACGTTGAAGTCGGTCAGTCCAAGGCCTAA
- the LOC104229516 gene encoding uncharacterized protein At1g76660, whose product MGSEQNRFPQQQGPPLPSRRKRWGGCLGGLSCFGRQKGGKRIVPSSRIPEANSLPNQQNVPQAGGLNNQTAALLAPPSSPASFSNSALPSTAQSPSCFLSSNSPGGPSNAMFATGPYAHETQLVSPPVFSNFTTEPSTAPFTPPPELAHLTTPSSPDVPFARFLSSSVNVKATDKTNYIGANDLQATYSLYPGSPATTLRSPVSRVSGDCLSSSYAERELPQLDPSIPSSEAKHPGPDSSTSKLSQDSNFFCPATFAQFYIDHSLFPHSGGRLSVSKESDAYSNNGNGHQSRQNKPSKQDAEEVEAYRASFGFSADEIVTTTQYVEISDVALDDPFSMIPFTMSTAEGTKGGNISNMASPQHCKPGINHFEGAGNCVKDHMSPKQSVDVFKQIEPAKHAMSDDEGIFSKMGTLRLSRKYDPGLSSSDAEIDYRRGRSLRERKGNIAW is encoded by the exons CGTAAACGATGGGGAGGATGTTTGGGAGGATTGTCTTGTTTCGGAAGACAAAAAGGTGGAAAGCGTATAGTACCTTCATCTCGTATTCCCGAGGCCAATTCGCTACCAAATCAGCAGAATGTACCCCAAGCTGGTGGGTTGAATAATCAGACTGCAGCTCTTTTAGCTCCACCATCGTCACCAGCATCCTTTTCGAATTCAGCGCTCCCTTCAACAGCTCAATCACCAAGCTGTTTTTTATCTAGTAATTCGCCAGGTGGTCCTTCAAATGCTATGTTTGCCACTGGTCCATATGCTCATGAGACACAGTTGGTATCCCCTCCTGTATTCTCAAACTTCACCACTGAGCCATCTACTGCTCCTTTCACACCTCCACCTGAGTTGGCCCACCTGACTACCCCCTCTTCCCCAGATGTGCCTTTCGCTCGGTTCCTCTCCTCTTCAGTGAATGTTAAAGCCACAGACAAGACCAACTACATTGGTGCTAATGATCTTCAAGCTACCTACTCTCTCTATCCAGGAAGTCCTGCTACTACTCTCAGATCCCCTGTTTCGAGGGTGTCAGGTGATTGCCTGTCATCGTCTTATGCTGAAAGGGAACTTCCTCAGTTGGATCCTTCTATTCCTTCTTCCGAGGCCAAGCATCCAGGCCCTGATTCAAGCACCTCAAAGTTGTCTCAAGATTCAAATTTCTTCTGTCCAGCTACATTTGCCCAATTTTACATCGACCATTCTTTATTTCCTCATTCTGGTGGAAGGCTGAGCGTTTCCAAAGAATCTGATGCTTATTCAAATAACGGGAATGGCCACCAGAGTAGGCAGAACAAACCCTCTAAACAAGATGCAGAGGAAGTTGAAGCTTACAGAGCATCCTTTGGATTCAGTGCTGATGAGATTGTTACTACAACACAGTATGTGGAGATTTCTGATGTTGCATTAGATGATCCCTTTAGCATGATCCCTTTTACTATGTCAACAGCTGAGGGAACAAAAGGAGGGAATATCTCTAATATGGCATCTCCTCAGCACTGCAAACCAGGGATAAATCATTTCGAAGGAGCAGGCAATTGCGTGAAAG ATCATATGTCACCAAAGCAATCTGTAGATGTTTTTAAGCAAATTGAACCTGCTAAGCATGCTATGAGTGACGATGAAGGCATCTTCTCCAAAATGGGAACTTTAAGACTCAGTCGGAAATATGACCCTGGTTTATCAAGCTCTGATGCGGAGATAGACTACAGGAGAGGAAGAAGCTTGAGAGAAAGAAAAGGCAATATTGCATGGTAG